The window GCGGAGGTTGGTGGGGCCGTACACGATCACGGTGATCGGTGATCCATCGACGATGCGGACCGCGTTGAACATTCCGGGCGGGGTGGTGGCGTCGGTGAGTGGGGACGGCGGTAACGTGACCGTCCAAGAGCGGGAGGTGGTCGACGTGACGACCCTGAGCGCTCCGCTGGACCTGAAGCACGCGCGCCCGGTCTCCTGACCGGGCGCGGCCGTACCATCCGTGGTGCGGTACCGATCAGAGCGACGACGAAGGACGCGGCTGGTGATTCCTGAGGACCTGCGTTACACGGCCGAGCACGAGTGGGTGGCGGGCGACGGTAGCGGCTCGGTGCGGGTGGGCATTACCCACTTCGCGCAGGACGCTCTTGGTGACATCGTCTATGTTCAGCTTCCGGACGAGGGCGCCACGGTCGAGGCGGGTGAGTCGCTGGGTGAGATCGAGTCGACGAAGAGTGTTTCGGAGATCTACGCCCCGGTGAGTGGCACGGTGGTGGCGCGTAACGCCGATCTCGGCGATACGCCGGAGTTGATCAACAGTGATCCGTACGGTGCGGGTTGGTTGCTGGAGATCGCTCCGGGTGGGCCGGCGGCGGTCGAGGGTCTGTTGACCGCGGCGGCGTACCGGGAATTGACCGAAAGCTGAGTTGGGCGCGCTCGGGCCGGGTTGTGCCCGCGCGTCTGGTTGCCCTGTATTTCGGCGCTGGCTAGGCTCGCTCAGTCGACCGAGAATCCAATAGTTGCGCGTTGTGGAATTGCCTTCCCAGGCACGGGTGAGCCAGCCGCTGGGCTTTACAGCCCGGCGGCCAGACCCGCCACCCCCGACGCCGACCGAACAGATCCGTGAGGTGGTCCCATGACGCGCCCAGACGACGAGTTCCCCCCACTCGACGTCACATCGACGCTCAACCTCGGTGCACTGGACGAAGTGCTGGAGGGACCGGATGCCGATGTTGTGCCGAGCCGGATGTCGGGTTCGTTGCCTCCGGGCATGGCGTTGCTCGTCGTTCGGCGTGGTCCGAATGCCGGGGCCCGGTTCCTCCTGGACCACGACGTGACCACCAGTGGTCGGCATCCTGACAGTGACATCTTCCTCGACGACGTGACGGTGTCGCGTCGGCACGCCGAGTTCCACCGGGACG of the Micromonospora sp. NBC_01796 genome contains:
- the gcvH gene encoding glycine cleavage system protein GcvH, which produces MIPEDLRYTAEHEWVAGDGSGSVRVGITHFAQDALGDIVYVQLPDEGATVEAGESLGEIESTKSVSEIYAPVSGTVVARNADLGDTPELINSDPYGAGWLLEIAPGGPAAVEGLLTAAAYRELTES
- the odhI gene encoding oxoglutarate dehydrogenase inhibitor Odhl produces the protein MTRPDDEFPPLDVTSTLNLGALDEVLEGPDADVVPSRMSGSLPPGMALLVVRRGPNAGARFLLDHDVTTSGRHPDSDIFLDDVTVSRRHAEFHRDGGTFTVRDVGSLNGTYVNRERVEAATLSNGDEVQIGKFRLVFIAGPRPEEEAGRG